A single window of Nicotiana tomentosiformis chromosome 1, ASM39032v3, whole genome shotgun sequence DNA harbors:
- the LOC104092949 gene encoding uncharacterized protein, translating to MMKKLMADQHAQTAEMMKKVMANQQAQETMMRNLERQMGQLASAQNTRPDGALPSDTESNPKAQVNAVTLRNGRVLEEVLKKKKYTASPEGELVPKPIEENEKENKGSEPVIVTRPPTPFPQRLQKQKDDAKYKKFLDISSQNKLTPKLKDPGSFTILLSLGKQEVGRALYDLGASINLMPFSLFKQLGLGMLRPTTITLQLTDRSLVMPEGIIEDVLVRVGKFILPADFIVLDYETDEEVAIILGRPFLATGGAIINVKEGKLKIRVYDEEVTFNVYKALKLPKHYEDLCMINVVELKGIEQSSYVNCSDPDGTIGLEEVVFQAECVKMIEKRAIDERGDLLKACKKARLHERKKKRKRPA from the exons ATGATGAAGAAATTGATGGCTGACCAGCATGCCCAAACAGCAGAAATGATGAAGAAAGTGATGGCTAACCAGCAGGCCCAAGAAACAATGATGAGAAATTTGGAACGACAAATGGGACAACTTGCCAGTGCCCAAAATACTCGACCAGATGGGGCTCTTCCTAGTGATACCGAGTCTAATCCTAAAGCTCAAGTCAATGCGGTTACCTTGAGAAATGGAAGAGTGTTAGAAGAAGTTCTAAAGAAAAAGAAGTATACGGCTAGTCCTGAAGGAGAATTAGTTCCCAAGCCGATTGAGGAGAATGAGAAAGAGAACAAAGGATCAGAGCCAGTAATTGTGACAAGGCCACCAACTCCGTTTCCACAAAGACTGCAGAAGCAAAAAGATGATGCTAAGTACAAGAAATTCTTAGATATTTCGAGCCAA AATAAACTTACTCCTAAGTTGAAGGATCCTGGGAGTTTCACAATTCTTCTGTCTCTTGGAAAACAAGAAGTTGGTAGAGCCCTGTATGATTTAGGGGctagtataaatttgatgccatTCTCTTTGTTTAAGCAACTCGGATTGGGGATGCTTAGACCTACTACAATTACTTTACAGTTAACAGATAGGTCACTAGTTATGCCAGAAGGAATTATTGAGGATGTGTTAGTTCGAGTGGGAAAGTTTATTCTTCCTGCTGATTTTATTGTTCTTGATTATGAGACAGATGAGGAAGTGGCCATTATTTTGGGGCGACCATTTTTAGCTACTGGTGGAGCGATTATTAATGTGAAGGAAGGGAAGTTGAAGATAAGAGTTTACGATGAGGAAGTCACTTTTAATGTGTACAAGGCACTTAAGCTCCCTAAGCATTATGAGGACTTGTGCATGATTAATGTGGTCGAATTGAAGGGGATAGAGCAGAGTTCTTATGTGAATTGTAGTGATCCAGATGGGACAATTGGGTTAGAGGAGGTGGTGTTTCAAGCTGAGTGTGTAAAGATGATTGAGAAAAGAGCCATAGATGAAAGAGGAGATCTTTTGAAAGCGTGCAAAAAGGCTAGACTTCATgagagaaaaaagaagagaaagcgCCCAGCCTGA